In a genomic window of Streptomyces sp. BHT-5-2:
- a CDS encoding NAD(P)-dependent oxidoreductase: MLMLVTGATGQVGRRFVPRLLHGARPGDEVRVLVRDAARGEHFAGLGAQVLVGDLRDVEVLGKATAGVDAVVNVAAAFRGVPDEEARAVNRDAAVELGRAAVASGVRRFVQVSTALVYGMGRGRALVEGDETVPGGNFWGAYPESKWEAERALGALDGLDDLRIGRLPFVYGDGDPHLANAMKWALDWPAMQRLHMGHHVDVAQGLQRLLYAPGAHGVYNIADDAPVTTVDLFQFQGLPVPQEAYERDAPDQWHTVMSTTRIRHELGYRPLIPSVWTARDAGVL, from the coding sequence ATGCTGATGTTGGTGACAGGAGCGACGGGCCAGGTCGGGCGGCGGTTCGTGCCGCGACTGCTGCACGGCGCGAGGCCCGGCGACGAGGTGCGGGTCCTGGTGCGGGACGCGGCGCGCGGCGAGCACTTCGCCGGGCTCGGCGCCCAGGTGCTGGTCGGCGACCTGCGCGATGTGGAGGTGCTCGGCAAGGCGACGGCCGGCGTGGACGCGGTGGTGAACGTCGCCGCCGCCTTCCGCGGGGTGCCCGACGAGGAGGCACGGGCGGTCAACCGGGACGCGGCCGTCGAGCTGGGCCGGGCCGCAGTGGCCTCGGGCGTCCGGCGATTCGTGCAGGTCAGCACCGCACTCGTGTACGGCATGGGGCGCGGCAGGGCGCTGGTCGAGGGTGACGAGACGGTGCCTGGCGGTAATTTCTGGGGCGCCTACCCCGAGTCCAAGTGGGAGGCGGAGCGCGCTCTCGGAGCGCTGGACGGCCTGGACGACCTGCGCATCGGACGGTTGCCGTTCGTGTACGGCGACGGGGACCCGCACCTGGCCAACGCGATGAAGTGGGCGTTGGACTGGCCCGCCATGCAGCGCCTGCACATGGGCCACCACGTGGATGTGGCGCAGGGCCTGCAGCGGTTGCTGTACGCGCCGGGAGCGCACGGCGTCTACAACATCGCCGACGATGCCCCGGTCACCACGGTCGACCTCTTCCAGTTCCAGGGCCTGCCGGTGCCGCAGGAGGCGTACGAGAGGGACGCCCCGGACCAGTGGCACACCGTGATGTCGACGACCCGCATCCGTCACGAACTGGGCTACCGCCCGCTGATCCCGTCGGTGTGGACGGCGCGGGACGCGGGAGTGCTGTAG
- a CDS encoding IS110 family transposase: MIDVSEIGAFLGLDVGKSEHHATAVTPAGRKAFDKRLPNSEPKLRDVFAKLKAKHGTVLVVVDQPASIGALPLAVARDMDCPVAYLPGLTMRRIADLYPGEAKTDARDAFIIADAARSMPHTLRAVELADEAVAELEMIVGFDDDLAGEATRISNRLRGLLTQIHPSLERVLGPRMQHPAVLKLLDQCGSPAQVRKAGRRRLVNLIRPKAPRMAERLVDDIFTALDEQTVVVPGTAAAALIVPSLASSLQSVLDQRKLLATRIEELLEAHPLSKVLTSMPGIGVRTGARILIDIGDASSFPSAAHLAAYAGLAPATRSSGSSIRGEQPSRRGNKQLKRAFFLSAFAALADPVSRAYYDKKIAQGKHHTQALLCLARRRADVLFAMLRDGTFYQPQPAPTG; encoded by the coding sequence GTCGGCAAGAGCGAACACCACGCCACCGCCGTCACTCCGGCCGGAAGGAAGGCCTTCGACAAGCGGCTGCCCAACAGCGAACCCAAGCTCCGCGACGTGTTCGCCAAGCTGAAAGCCAAGCACGGCACCGTGCTCGTGGTCGTCGACCAGCCCGCCTCCATCGGCGCCCTGCCGCTGGCCGTGGCCCGCGACATGGACTGCCCCGTGGCTTACCTGCCGGGCCTGACGATGCGGCGGATCGCCGACCTCTACCCCGGTGAAGCCAAAACCGACGCCCGCGACGCCTTCATCATCGCGGACGCGGCCCGGTCGATGCCGCACACTCTGCGGGCCGTCGAGCTTGCCGACGAGGCAGTAGCCGAGCTGGAAATGATCGTGGGTTTCGACGACGACCTGGCCGGCGAAGCCACCCGCATCAGCAACAGACTGCGGGGACTGCTGACACAGATCCACCCGTCGCTGGAACGGGTACTGGGACCGCGAATGCAGCACCCAGCCGTGCTCAAGCTGCTCGACCAGTGCGGTTCGCCGGCCCAGGTCCGCAAGGCCGGACGGCGTCGGCTGGTGAACCTGATCCGCCCAAAGGCACCACGGATGGCGGAACGGCTCGTCGATGACATCTTCACCGCCCTGGACGAGCAGACAGTGGTCGTGCCAGGCACGGCCGCGGCCGCATTGATCGTCCCCAGCCTCGCCAGCTCGCTCCAGTCGGTACTTGACCAGCGCAAACTCCTCGCCACAAGGATCGAGGAACTGCTGGAGGCTCACCCTCTTTCCAAGGTCCTGACGTCCATGCCGGGGATCGGCGTCAGGACCGGAGCACGCATCCTCATCGACATCGGCGACGCCAGCAGCTTCCCCAGCGCCGCCCACCTCGCCGCCTACGCCGGCCTCGCCCCGGCAACCCGCAGTTCCGGGTCCTCCATCCGCGGCGAACAGCCATCGCGCAGAGGAAACAAACAGCTCAAACGCGCCTTCTTCCTCTCCGCGTTCGCCGCCCTGGCCGACCCCGTCTCCAGGGCCTACTACGACAAGAAGATCGCCCAGGGAAAACACCACACCCAAGCCCTCCTCTGCCTCGCCAGACGACGAGCCGACGTGCTCTTCGCCATGCTCCGCGACGGCACCTTCTACCAACCCCAACCAGCCCCCACGGGTTGA
- a CDS encoding DUF2975 domain-containing protein, protein MDSRLTRILASVTFALAVLCGLAFVGTGVTHMLDDGAVCVQTDFWRNASLASEKLPVSKGVQASSSTTRLCQDGPSAAQRAADLGGELPWLLFGSLALLLFSRLLKAVHRQGPFTDTVSQRLSTLGWFVTLGTPLAGLVVGWSQSWLVGSMAPVVGSGPTLSGPLVLVLAGLAAVIMGKIMREGVRMREDLEGTI, encoded by the coding sequence ATGGACTCGCGACTCACGAGGATCCTGGCCTCGGTGACCTTTGCGCTGGCGGTGCTCTGCGGGCTCGCCTTCGTCGGCACGGGGGTCACGCACATGCTCGACGACGGGGCGGTCTGCGTGCAGACGGACTTCTGGCGCAACGCCTCGCTGGCGTCGGAGAAGCTGCCGGTCAGCAAGGGCGTGCAGGCGTCCAGCAGTACTACGCGCCTCTGCCAGGACGGCCCCTCCGCCGCCCAGCGCGCCGCCGACCTCGGGGGCGAACTGCCCTGGCTGCTGTTCGGCTCCCTCGCGCTGCTGCTCTTCTCCCGGCTGCTCAAGGCCGTCCATCGGCAGGGGCCGTTCACCGACACGGTGTCGCAACGGCTCTCCACTCTCGGCTGGTTCGTCACCTTGGGCACACCGCTGGCCGGCCTCGTCGTCGGCTGGTCGCAGTCCTGGCTGGTCGGGAGCATGGCGCCGGTCGTAGGTTCCGGGCCGACGCTCTCCGGGCCACTGGTGCTCGTCCTCGCCGGCCTCGCCGCGGTGATCATGGGGAAGATCATGCGCGAGGGCGTGCGCATGCGGGAGGACCTCGAAGGAACCATCTGA
- a CDS encoding helix-turn-helix transcriptional regulator codes for MPEEELHSIRIHLDRILAERGMTLTELSAQVGITVVNLSVLKNGRAKAIRFSTLSRICDVLQCQPGDLITHDPTGPA; via the coding sequence ATGCCCGAAGAGGAACTCCACTCGATCCGCATCCACCTCGACCGGATCCTCGCCGAACGCGGCATGACGCTCACCGAACTGTCCGCACAAGTAGGCATCACCGTCGTCAATCTGTCCGTGCTCAAGAACGGGCGGGCCAAGGCCATCCGCTTCTCAACGCTGTCGAGAATCTGCGACGTCCTCCAGTGCCAGCCAGGCGACCTGATCACCCACGACCCCACCGGCCCGGCCTAA
- a CDS encoding helix-turn-helix transcriptional regulator, whose protein sequence is MNRTELADFLRRSRTRLDPSDVGLSAGPRRRTPGLRREEVAQLAGMSTDYYTRLEQRRGSHPSRQMLAALARALRLTDAERDHLFHLAGQEPPRPGGSSGHVRPGLLLILDRLHDLPASVLSDWGEVLAQNTMSAALTGGHTGTNVIRRWFMVPGTRDLFPPENHEQLARAHVASLRAVTAARPDDPGPAALVAELRAASREFEHLWKSHDVVVRRPSPKRFLHPVVGVLDLDCEVLLSDGHGHGQQLVVHSAQPGTQTYQRLELLRVVGLQDLTPSS, encoded by the coding sequence GTGAACCGCACCGAACTCGCCGACTTCCTGCGCCGATCCCGCACCCGCCTGGACCCCTCCGACGTGGGCCTGAGCGCGGGGCCTCGGCGCCGCACCCCGGGCCTGCGCCGCGAGGAGGTGGCGCAGCTCGCAGGGATGTCCACGGACTACTACACGCGCCTGGAACAGCGCCGCGGCTCCCACCCCTCGCGGCAGATGCTCGCCGCCCTCGCCCGCGCCCTGCGGCTCACGGACGCCGAGCGCGACCACCTGTTCCATCTGGCGGGCCAGGAGCCCCCGCGGCCCGGCGGCTCCTCGGGCCACGTCCGCCCGGGGCTGCTCCTGATCCTGGACCGGCTGCACGACCTCCCGGCGTCGGTACTGAGCGACTGGGGCGAGGTGCTCGCCCAGAACACGATGTCGGCGGCCCTGACCGGCGGCCACACCGGGACCAATGTGATCCGTCGCTGGTTCATGGTGCCGGGCACGCGGGACCTCTTCCCGCCCGAGAACCACGAGCAGCTCGCCCGCGCGCACGTGGCGAGCCTGCGGGCGGTCACCGCGGCCCGCCCCGACGACCCGGGCCCGGCCGCCCTCGTTGCCGAACTCCGCGCTGCGTCACGGGAGTTCGAGCATCTCTGGAAGTCGCATGACGTCGTGGTGCGCCGCCCGTCGCCGAAGCGCTTCCTGCACCCCGTGGTCGGCGTCCTCGACCTCGACTGCGAAGTGCTGCTCAGCGACGGCCACGGCCACGGCCAGCAACTCGTCGTCCACTCGGCACAGCCGGGCACACAGACGTACCAGCGACTCGAACTGCTCCGGGTCGTCGGCCTCCAGGACCTGACGCCCAGCTCGTAG
- a CDS encoding FAD-binding oxidoreductase, producing the protein MRVGFAKLPERVAVIGVGILGASVGWNLSRHGAKVVFIDAGQPGEGVTDWSFSWVNASNKTARKSYFDLNVAGMAAHRELARAIGPDSWWYPSGHLRWADDPAAEAKLLKTAGLLAERDYRVEVYTGAEVRRRLEPALTMPGEVPVVFYADEAWVHGRHLVGRLVGQAVASGAELRSGTAVCDVGTGADGSIRTVGLSDGSCLDVDIVVNAAGPHASHVAGLVARHLPMRREPGAVTRIGCAQVPVHRAMHAPHVEIRPDGDGSVLLHSREIDALVDTGEDPAQLARRLHESARHVVPELGNSRIAQTRVAHRPIPADGFPSVGAVPSVPGYYEAVTHSGITLGPVVGRLLASEILSGKRDELLADFRPERFSP; encoded by the coding sequence GTGAGGGTCGGGTTCGCGAAGCTGCCTGAACGTGTCGCTGTCATCGGAGTGGGCATCCTCGGAGCCAGCGTGGGCTGGAACCTGTCCCGGCACGGCGCCAAGGTGGTCTTCATCGATGCAGGCCAGCCGGGCGAAGGCGTCACCGACTGGTCTTTCTCGTGGGTCAACGCCAGCAACAAGACCGCGCGCAAGTCCTACTTCGACCTGAACGTCGCGGGAATGGCAGCTCACCGTGAACTCGCCCGGGCCATCGGGCCGGACTCATGGTGGTATCCGAGCGGCCACCTGCGCTGGGCAGACGATCCCGCAGCGGAGGCGAAGCTCCTCAAAACCGCCGGACTGCTGGCTGAGCGGGACTACCGGGTCGAGGTGTACACGGGGGCCGAGGTGCGCCGCCGCCTCGAACCTGCCCTCACGATGCCCGGTGAAGTTCCAGTCGTGTTCTACGCCGACGAAGCCTGGGTGCACGGACGGCATCTCGTCGGCCGCCTGGTCGGCCAGGCCGTTGCGTCCGGCGCCGAGCTCCGGTCCGGCACCGCGGTCTGTGACGTCGGCACCGGTGCCGACGGGAGCATCCGGACAGTTGGTCTGTCCGATGGGAGCTGTCTCGACGTCGACATCGTCGTGAACGCGGCAGGTCCCCACGCCTCCCACGTCGCCGGGCTCGTCGCACGGCACTTGCCGATGCGCCGGGAACCCGGCGCCGTCACCCGGATCGGCTGTGCTCAGGTCCCGGTTCACCGAGCCATGCACGCGCCGCACGTCGAGATCCGTCCTGACGGAGACGGTTCGGTGCTCCTCCACAGCCGCGAGATCGACGCGCTCGTCGACACAGGCGAAGATCCAGCGCAACTCGCACGGCGGCTTCACGAATCGGCGCGGCACGTCGTTCCCGAGCTCGGCAACTCCCGCATCGCACAGACACGGGTGGCCCACCGGCCCATCCCAGCCGACGGATTTCCCTCGGTGGGAGCGGTGCCGTCTGTGCCGGGCTACTACGAGGCTGTTACCCACAGCGGCATCACGCTCGGGCCGGTGGTCGGCCGGCTGCTTGCTTCGGAGATCCTCAGCGGGAAGAGAGATGAGCTGCTTGCGGACTTCCGCCCGGAGCGGTTCTCCCCG